The sequence below is a genomic window from Paenibacillus sp. DCT19.
CTCCCGTTGGGGCGGCACAAGCTTCAACTCGTTCAGACGTCATTCCGCTTTCCTATGGTACCCCTTCCTCAGAAGCTTTTCCTTATGCTGAGCTGCAAGCTGCAGCCACGGCAGCTATCCTTCAGGAAGGGCAAGATGCGCTTCAATACGCTGGCTCTCTTGGCCCTACCCGCGTTCAACAATGGATTACTGAACGTGCTGCTCTACGCTCGATCCATGCCGGGCAGGGACAGGTTCTCGTTACCTATGGCTCCCAGCAGGCCATTGATTTCGCAGCCAGAGCATTGCTTGAGCCGGGCGATCATGTTTGGGTAGAAGCCCCGACCTATTTCGGTGCAGTCAGCACCTTCAAGACAGCCGAGGCTGTCATCACCTCCTTCCCACTGGATGAAGACGGAATTCAAGTGGATCAGGTAGAAGCTGCTCTGCAAGAAGCAGTACAACAGGGGAAGCCATTGCCTAAATTACTCTACTGCATGCCCAACTTCCATAACCCGGGAGGTGTGAGCTTGTCCATTGAGCGTCGGGAGCACTTGGCTCGACTAGCATATGAATACAATTTCTTCATTCTTGAGGATGACGCATATGCTGAACTCGTGTACGAAGGGCAACACCTGCCAACGATCTACAGCTTTGGCCCGGAACGGGTTATCTATCTAAGCTCCTTCTCCAAAATCATCGCACCAGGTATACGGTTGGGCTGGGCCATCGGCTCCCCCACGGTTATTCGTCACATGAATTCATTTTTCCAAGGAAGCAAGGCCAGCGTCTTCTCCCAA
It includes:
- a CDS encoding PLP-dependent aminotransferase family protein, with translation MTSHVQPFQFPKRVPDAPPVGAAQASTRSDVIPLSYGTPSSEAFPYAELQAAATAAILQEGQDALQYAGSLGPTRVQQWITERAALRSIHAGQGQVLVTYGSQQAIDFAARALLEPGDHVWVEAPTYFGAVSTFKTAEAVITSFPLDEDGIQVDQVEAALQEAVQQGKPLPKLLYCMPNFHNPGGVSLSIERREHLARLAYEYNFFILEDDAYAELVYEGQHLPTIYSFGPERVIYLSSFSKIIAPGIRLGWAIGSPTVIRHMNSFFQGSKASVFSQEIVAQLFNHLPFNEHLDQLITRYRASRDVMVTTLREQFGDEVQFQVPDGGFFIWLTFPTNVRTSEFVKNAADLGVSFLPGSQFFVTPEGEQHARLSFSYCNAEDIQQGVIRFAEAYRNYKNRTQQHY